From the genome of Candidatus Defluviilinea proxima:
GAATTGTTTTCGCTCAGCAACAGAGAGCAGGTTGGCGAATGTGCCCATTCGCCCATCATTGGCTTTACACTGATTTCCATACACTTCACCAGAAAGGAAAACCACCAAGTTATCGCAAAAGCCTGCAATGCCACCTTCACGTTTCCAAGTCAATGCGAGGGTTGCAGGTTGGACGCGTGAACCATCAGCGCTGGTGTGATATTCATATTGAGCACCATTCGCTTCCAACACAATGATACGCCCCGGAGTAATGACCTGCGCACACATCAGGTCTAGCATGGGCACGCCCATGCAAGCATCATTAAATTCGGTGTCGACACTGCTGAGAACAGTAATATCCTCTTTATTCAAGCCGAGGTTGTTCGCAAGTTGTTCGATCACGATATCGTCAACTGAGTTTTGCCCAGACGTGTCATTTTTAGCAAGGACAGCGGCGCTTCCATTTTGGTTCGTGTGAAATTCATATTGTTTGCCATCCGCTTCGAGGATGATCTTGAAACCTTCCACAAGAGCTTGTGAACACATCATGCCCATGCGTTGCACACCGAGACAACCATCTGGCCAGGTAACGGCCTCAGTGGAGATCAAGGTAATTTGATCAGCGGGCAGGCTCAAAGTCTCAGAAAGAGCCGAGACCGCCGCTTGTTGGGCGGGAGTCAAATCCACAGGGATCGGTGTTGGCGTGGGTTTTGGCGCGCGGGCGGTCGGGTCCCTTACGATAAGAGATTGTGGCGGTTGTTCTGGCGTTGCGGGCGCACAGGCGGTCATCAAAAATAATAATGTGATCAAACCCATAAAAACTTTTTTCATTCATGCTCCTTTACAGGAAGGACGCCTGGCCGTTCAGGAATGTTCCGAGATAGCCAGGTCAGGGCGTTGTATAATCGACAGATGCGTTACAAACTTATCTTCCTGCTCGTCGTAATTCTATCAGCCTGCACCTTCCCTGCAAACTCAAATACGGATTTGCAAGTGCAACAAGCGGTGGCGGCAACTCTCGCAGCCATTCCGCAAAACACGGCACAACCCATCCCAACCCCTTACCCATCGCCTACGCCATTCGATCTCAAAGGATTGTTCTGCGAGTATCAATTTTGCGTGGGGCATCCCATAGATATGTCTTTCTTCGATGTCAGTGCGAAGAACAATGCCGCTTCGCCCAGCACCTATTCACAGGGACTGATCGCGGCGTTCAACACCAATCTTTTTATTCAGATGGTCTGGCAAACGTCACCCGGGAGTTCGGACCCGCAATTCATGCTAGACCTTATTTTGGATGACGTGGACACGCGCGTCGGCAACCTGGACGTGAAGCTGATCCGCGATATGAACGTGATCTACACCCCGATCACCACCACGGCAACACCCGTCCTGCCATTCGGCGCCGCCGGGGCATGGATCTGCGGCGACCGCGCCTTTGCATGGAAGGTGTACAGTCCACAAGCGGACAATACGCAGGCATTGTTCGAGCAAGCCATTGACCGTTTTCGATGTAACCGATGAGTAGATCGCTTGCAACCAAACAAGGGACTGTCTTCATTCGCGAAGCGAACCTTGGAGATGTAGTTCAATTCCGCGAGTTGCGGCTTTTTGCGTTGCAGGATAGCCCCACTGCATTTAGTGCAGATTACGAGGTCAACGCGAATCACCCCATGAGCTTTTGGGAAAGCAGATTGAAACCCGATGAGCATGGGACGATCTTCGTTGCAGAACACAATTCGCAACTGGTCGGCTTGACGGGAATCCGTAAAGGCGAATCGCCAAAGACAAAACACAACGCGCTCATTTGGGGAGTTTTCGTCCGCCCGCCGTGGAGAGGACTGCACCTCGCCGAAGAATTGATCACCACCTGCATCGAATGGGCAAAAGCGCGGGATGTTGAGATCGTCAAACTGGGCGTCATGACTGACAACACACCAGCCATTCGCTGTTACGAGCGTTGCGGATTCACAGTCTACGGCACAGAACCACGCGGCATTTTTTATGAGGGTAAGTATTACGACGAGTATTTGATGTACAAGATATTGGATGAATAGCAACCTAAGTTGTGAATACAGGCTGGATGTATAATCTGCATATAGGATGTTACACAAGTAATTTGCTGTACACATGTCCCCAGTGGGATAACCACCCTACGGTGGATTATCTGGTTAAGATGTAGTTGGGCGATTACAAAGATGACCTAAGCTTTTATAACATAAATATTCGATAAGCACTTGAAAAAAGTTATGAACTGTACATCTTATAAATGGTTTATTGGGCTTCGCTTCTATCTTATGGCTAAATCAAATCGAGTTTGTATAATCAAACTGTTCTCATAATGCAAATTTCGGATTTGATTGGATTTGATCTAATTGAATTGTCCATTAGTTTTTTCATAAAGCAAAGGATTTCTGTTTTAGAAGGAGATTGTTATGCCTAAATGGGAATATTGTGCAATTGGACCGATACAACAAGACGAAGCGGCTAAGTGGAAAGGATTCTATCCCCAATTGATTTACTTTTTAAAAGATGGATTAAAAGAACAGAGAATATCTAAAGAGGGCAATATCTCTGAGCGGGACATTCTCGCAAAAACTATAGCTGAACTCGGAGAAAACGGTTGGGAATTGATTAGCACTGGTGATTCTGTTATAACTTCATCAAAAGGTATG
Proteins encoded in this window:
- a CDS encoding GNAT family N-acetyltransferase translates to MSRSLATKQGTVFIREANLGDVVQFRELRLFALQDSPTAFSADYEVNANHPMSFWESRLKPDEHGTIFVAEHNSQLVGLTGIRKGESPKTKHNALIWGVFVRPPWRGLHLAEELITTCIEWAKARDVEIVKLGVMTDNTPAIRCYERCGFTVYGTEPRGIFYEGKYYDEYLMYKILDE